One genomic segment of Caldisericia bacterium includes these proteins:
- a CDS encoding undecaprenyl-diphosphate phosphatase — protein MTSLQSVILGIIQGLTEFLPVSSTGHIILFSKFLNIKEPPIFYDLTLHLGTLIAIFIIFYPFIIKNIKNIKLIILIVISTITTGFFYIIFKNPLESTFSNFNLLPIFFIITSIYLFLFYLKNKRTKSIKEITLLDSIIIGISQGFAIIPGISRSGFTFITALLLGIKDEDAFRYSFLLSIPTILGSTILKYFDYVKSGEFFTMNIFLLGFFASLIFGIIAIILFRSSIFKRNFRVYSLYLIIISIIIIIWFW, from the coding sequence ATGACATCTTTACAATCAGTAATTCTTGGAATTATCCAAGGATTAACTGAATTTTTACCAGTATCTTCAACAGGACATATAATACTATTTTCTAAATTTTTAAATATTAAAGAACCACCAATTTTTTATGATTTAACACTTCATCTTGGAACTTTAATTGCAATATTTATTATTTTTTATCCATTCATAATAAAAAATATAAAAAATATTAAACTTATTATTTTGATTGTAATATCAACAATAACAACAGGGTTTTTTTACATAATTTTTAAAAATCCACTTGAAAGCACATTCTCAAATTTTAACCTCCTTCCAATATTTTTTATAATAACTTCAATTTATCTATTTCTCTTTTATCTTAAAAACAAGAGAACAAAATCTATTAAAGAGATAACTCTTTTAGATTCAATAATTATTGGAATATCTCAAGGTTTTGCAATAATTCCAGGAATTTCAAGAAGTGGCTTTACATTTATAACTGCACTTTTATTAGGAATAAAAGATGAAGATGCATTTAGATACTCTTTTCTCTTATCAATTCCTACAATTCTTGGTTCAACTATTTTAAAATATTTTGATTATGTTAAGAGTGGAGAGTTTTTTACTATGAATATATTTCTTTTAGGTTTTTTCGCCTCTTTAATTTTCGGAATAATAGCAATAATTCTTTTTAGAAGTTCAATTTTTAAAAGAAACTTTAGAGTTTATTCATTATATTTAATTATAATTTCAATTATAATAATTATTTGGTTTTGGTAA
- a CDS encoding alanine--glyoxylate aminotransferase family protein: protein MRELLLIPGPTPVNEEVLKEISKQPISHMSKDFGEYLRRCVEDLRVIFGTKSGHVFIIPGSGTIGMEIAIKNFLGKDEKALVISHGFFGDRFLDILEEDGFSYDKIQSIWGEVIDLNIIYEKLKKEHFSLITITHVDTSTGILAPMEDYMKVIKEVSPDSLVVLDGVCATAGVEEKMDEWGVDIILTGSQKALAVPPGLAILAVSERAMKKRESLGKIGFYYGDLLRWKPTIEDATKYFATHNTNYTFGLKKSLEIILSEGLDKRYKRHYENASFIRELMKGIGFEVFGNKSYLAPTLSLFIYPDGIEDEKFRSDLKSKGITVAAGIKDLRGKVFRMGHMGEVKKEELQYAFEVIKEVVKR, encoded by the coding sequence ATGAGAGAACTTTTGTTAATTCCAGGTCCAACACCTGTAAATGAAGAGGTTCTAAAAGAGATCTCAAAACAACCAATTTCCCACATGAGTAAAGATTTTGGGGAGTATTTAAGAAGATGTGTAGAAGATTTAAGAGTTATCTTTGGAACAAAGAGCGGTCATGTTTTTATAATTCCTGGTTCTGGTACTATTGGTATGGAAATTGCAATTAAAAATTTTTTAGGAAAAGATGAAAAAGCTCTAGTTATTTCTCATGGATTTTTTGGAGATAGGTTTCTTGATATCTTAGAAGAGGATGGTTTTAGTTATGATAAAATACAGAGCATATGGGGAGAAGTTATTGATTTAAATATAATTTATGAAAAATTAAAAAAAGAACACTTCTCATTAATAACCATAACTCATGTTGATACTTCAACTGGAATTCTTGCTCCAATGGAAGATTATATGAAGGTTATAAAAGAGGTATCTCCAGATTCTCTTGTAGTTCTTGATGGAGTTTGTGCAACAGCAGGAGTTGAAGAAAAAATGGATGAATGGGGAGTTGATATTATATTAACAGGTTCTCAAAAAGCACTTGCAGTGCCACCAGGACTTGCTATTCTTGCTGTTTCAGAAAGAGCAATGAAAAAAAGAGAAAGTTTAGGAAAAATTGGATTTTATTATGGAGATCTTCTTCGTTGGAAACCAACAATTGAAGATGCAACAAAGTATTTTGCAACTCATAATACAAATTATACATTTGGATTAAAGAAATCTCTTGAAATAATCTTAAGTGAAGGTTTAGATAAGAGATATAAAAGACATTATGAAAACGCTTCATTTATTAGAGAACTTATGAAAGGAATTGGTTTTGAAGTTTTTGGAAACAAATCTTATCTTGCTCCAACTCTTTCACTTTTTATTTATCCAGATGGAATTGAAGATGAAAAATTTAGAAGTGACCTTAAATCAAAAGGTATAACTGTTGCAGCAGGAATAAAAGATCTTAGAGGAAAAGTTTTTAGAATGGGTCATATGGGTGAAGTAAAGAAAGAAGAACTTCAATATGCTTTTGAGGTAATTAAAGAAGTTGTAAAAAGATAA
- a CDS encoding patatin-like phospholipase family protein, which translates to MIGLCWEGGGAKGGFGVKFLYLLKKDYKDLTFSSLAGVSVGGINIVPLIFDDFEFLMSLWKLVKRDGRFIYKKFLSREYDTTKFYKFVEILIKRKNFFEKIKNSEKTFLIFSKIKNGKLLIFTNKNLNFEDAEIIKIEKEEDLKYAILGTSAIPVIFPEVKYRDWILIDGGVEHTFPIKYLLKVSNENKILGILHESPERKFVSNPIKALFSPFAYLVDKITFGITQKDLEGLIKIDENIYEFEKRRIFLIYPEEPLPEALNFSSKAIEKTFLIAEKTYFKLKDKIIEFIK; encoded by the coding sequence ATGATTGGACTTTGCTGGGAAGGGGGAGGAGCAAAAGGGGGGTTTGGGGTAAAATTTCTTTATTTATTAAAAAAAGATTACAAAGATTTAACATTTTCATCTCTTGCAGGAGTTTCGGTTGGTGGCATTAATATTGTACCGCTAATTTTTGATGATTTTGAATTTTTGATGAGTTTATGGAAATTAGTTAAAAGAGATGGAAGATTTATATATAAAAAATTTTTAAGTAGAGAATATGACACAACAAAATTTTATAAATTTGTAGAAATCTTAATAAAAAGAAAAAATTTTTTTGAAAAAATTAAAAACTCAGAAAAAACATTTCTTATTTTTTCAAAAATAAAAAATGGTAAACTTTTAATTTTTACAAACAAAAATTTGAATTTTGAAGATGCAGAAATAATAAAAATTGAAAAAGAGGAAGACTTAAAATATGCAATTCTTGGAACGAGTGCTATTCCAGTTATTTTTCCCGAAGTGAAATATAGAGATTGGATTTTAATTGATGGAGGAGTTGAACATACTTTTCCAATAAAATATCTTTTAAAAGTATCTAATGAAAATAAAATTTTAGGAATTCTTCATGAGAGCCCAGAAAGAAAATTTGTTTCAAATCCAATTAAAGCATTATTTTCACCATTTGCTTATCTTGTTGATAAAATTACATTTGGAATAACTCAAAAAGATTTAGAGGGTTTAATTAAAATAGATGAAAATATTTATGAGTTTGAAAAAAGAAGAATATTTTTAATATATCCAGAAGAGCCTCTTCCTGAAGCTTTAAACTTTTCTTCAAAAGCAATAGAAAAAACATTTTTAATTGCCGAAAAAACCTATTTTAAATTGAAAGATAAAATAATTGAGTTTATAAAGTAG
- a CDS encoding ATP-binding protein, with protein sequence MFIDREQELDYLEKSYRKEESQFIVIYGKRRVGKTELIKQFIKNKPHIYFLAQKISEYDNLKILGRLVGDFFNDKILKISGFLNWQLFFEYLNDKIKNKIIIVIDEFPYLAEINKGISSIFQAGWDEYLKQKPIFLILCGSSIGMMEKEILYYKAPLYGRRTGQIFLKPFDFYNSSKFYPNLSFDEKINFYSITGGNPSYLLKFNEKKSLKENIKENLLTPQSELYNEVEFILREELREPRNYFSIIKAISLGKTKISEIINETGFQKSIIHKYLFVLEDLQIIKKEIPVTEKNPLKSRKGIYKIEDQFFKFWFRYILPNKSLIEEGEIEKVLNLILDDFNIFVSEVYESVAIDILKSYKYLFFDFDKIGKWWDKNEEIDIVAFSEKENKILFGEVKWTNKPIGINIFEELKRKSRLVDWNINKRLEYFCIFSKSGFTDELIKIAKKEKIFLFHKDNLI encoded by the coding sequence ATGTTTATAGATAGAGAGCAGGAACTAGATTATTTAGAAAAATCATATAGAAAAGAAGAATCTCAGTTTATTGTAATATATGGCAAAAGAAGAGTTGGAAAAACTGAATTAATTAAACAATTTATTAAAAATAAACCCCACATATATTTTCTTGCACAAAAAATTAGTGAATATGATAATTTAAAAATATTGGGCAGACTGGTTGGAGATTTTTTTAATGACAAAATTTTAAAAATTTCTGGATTTTTAAATTGGCAATTATTTTTTGAATATTTAAATGATAAGATAAAAAATAAGATTATAATTGTGATAGATGAATTTCCTTATTTAGCAGAGATAAATAAAGGAATATCATCAATTTTTCAAGCAGGATGGGATGAGTATTTAAAACAAAAACCAATATTTCTTATCTTGTGTGGTTCAAGTATAGGAATGATGGAAAAAGAGATTCTTTACTATAAAGCTCCATTATATGGAAGAAGAACAGGTCAAATTTTCTTAAAACCATTCGATTTTTATAATTCATCTAAATTTTATCCAAATCTATCTTTTGATGAAAAAATTAATTTTTATTCGATAACGGGTGGAAATCCATCATACTTATTAAAATTTAATGAAAAAAAGTCTCTTAAAGAAAATATTAAAGAGAATTTATTAACACCTCAATCTGAACTTTATAATGAAGTTGAGTTTATTCTAAGGGAAGAGTTAAGAGAACCAAGAAATTATTTTTCAATAATAAAGGCAATATCTTTAGGAAAAACAAAAATCAGTGAAATAATAAATGAAACTGGATTTCAAAAAAGTATAATTCATAAATATTTATTTGTTCTTGAAGATCTGCAAATTATAAAAAAGGAGATTCCAGTTACTGAAAAAAATCCATTAAAATCAAGAAAAGGTATATATAAAATTGAAGATCAATTCTTTAAATTTTGGTTCAGATATATCTTACCAAATAAAAGTTTAATAGAAGAAGGAGAAATAGAGAAAGTTTTAAATTTAATTTTAGATGATTTTAATATTTTTGTCTCAGAAGTCTATGAAAGTGTTGCTATAGATATTTTAAAATCTTACAAATATTTATTTTTTGATTTTGATAAAATCGGAAAATGGTGGGATAAGAATGAGGAAATAGACATAGTTGCATTTTCTGAAAAGGAAAACAAAATTTTATTTGGTGAAGTAAAATGGACAAATAAACCAATTGGAATTAATATTTTTGAAGAATTAAAAAGAAAATCAAGACTTGTGGATTGGAATATAAATAAAAGATTAGAATATTTTTGTATTTTTTCAAAGAGTGGTTTTACAGATGAGTTAATAAAGATTGCAAAAAAAGAAAAAATTTTTCTTTTTCATAAAGATAATTTAATTTAA
- a CDS encoding type 1 glutamine amidotransferase: MKLKGKRVALFVEKLYNEHEFWYPYYRFKEEGAEVKVIAPNIEIYHGKYGGLPVKPELTSKEIDTKDFDAVFIPGGYCPDYLRAHKSVTDFVRKMYEEGKVVASICHGAWVLISAGITKGKKITSTPTIKDDVINSGAEFVDKEVVVDGNIITSRTPDDLPFMLPEIIKKLSK; encoded by the coding sequence ATGAAACTAAAAGGAAAAAGGGTTGCGCTTTTTGTTGAGAAATTATACAATGAGCATGAATTTTGGTATCCATATTATAGGTTCAAAGAAGAGGGTGCTGAGGTTAAAGTTATCGCTCCAAACATTGAAATTTATCATGGAAAATATGGTGGTCTTCCAGTTAAACCAGAATTGACAAGTAAAGAAATAGATACAAAAGATTTTGATGCAGTTTTTATTCCTGGTGGTTATTGTCCAGATTATCTCAGAGCACATAAATCTGTGACTGATTTTGTAAGAAAAATGTATGAAGAGGGAAAAGTTGTGGCATCAATTTGTCATGGTGCATGGGTTTTAATTTCAGCAGGAATAACAAAAGGAAAGAAAATAACATCAACTCCTACAATAAAAGATGATGTTATAAATTCAGGAGCAGAATTTGTTGATAAAGAGGTTGTTGTTGATGGAAATATAATAACTTCAAGAACTCCAGATGACCTTCCATTTATGCTTCCAGAGATTATAAAGAAATTATCAAAATAA
- a CDS encoding 4Fe-4S binding protein produces MHWNSIKNFFTDKKRKITQFIFLILFNIPFLSPFLKRVPMPVLHCYSCPLASFACPVGTIQHLIVVRDFPFYTLGVISFIYIFLGKLSCGFMCPFGFFQDLLFKIKTRFKIKPKIKNLLLVKYGVLFSLVILGPLIFYETLFCKVCPAGTLTAGIPQVIINPSLRGLIGPLYISKIVVLLFFIIWFIFEERPFCNYLCPLGGFIGVFNKISYLKIEVNLEKCIKCFKCEKICPFSITTFKDPNNINCIRCGKCIDICPTVALSFKFNKKNYN; encoded by the coding sequence ATGCATTGGAATTCAATAAAAAATTTTTTTACAGATAAAAAAAGAAAAATAACTCAGTTTATTTTTTTAATTTTGTTTAATATTCCATTTTTATCTCCATTTTTAAAAAGAGTTCCAATGCCAGTTTTACATTGTTATTCATGTCCTTTAGCCTCTTTTGCTTGTCCAGTTGGAACTATTCAACATCTTATTGTTGTTAGAGATTTTCCATTTTATACACTTGGAGTAATCTCTTTTATTTATATTTTTTTAGGAAAACTTTCATGTGGATTTATGTGTCCATTTGGATTTTTCCAAGATCTTCTTTTTAAAATAAAAACTCGGTTTAAGATTAAACCAAAAATAAAAAACCTATTATTAGTAAAATATGGAGTTCTTTTTTCACTTGTTATATTGGGTCCTTTAATTTTTTATGAAACACTTTTTTGTAAAGTTTGCCCTGCTGGAACACTTACTGCTGGAATACCTCAAGTTATAATTAATCCATCTCTGAGAGGTTTAATTGGTCCTCTTTATATATCTAAAATAGTTGTCCTTTTATTTTTTATCATTTGGTTTATTTTTGAAGAAAGGCCATTTTGTAATTACTTATGCCCTCTTGGTGGATTCATTGGTGTATTTAATAAAATATCTTATTTAAAAATTGAGGTAAATTTAGAAAAGTGTATAAAGTGTTTTAAATGTGAAAAAATTTGTCCATTTTCAATAACAACTTTTAAAGATCCAAATAATATAAATTGTATAAGATGTGGTAAATGTATTGATATATGTCCAACTGTAGCACTCTCTTTTAAATTCAATAAAAAAAATTATAATTAA
- a CDS encoding ATPase, T2SS/T4P/T4SS family, translated as MEVKKKLGDILLERGVLTKEQLEDALKEQEKTGVPLGQILIDRGIISPGVLGEILSIQSGIEYKPVSEIYISPDSINLIPEATIKEKKVFPIRKEEDTLYIAILPPVNPIVLDDIKAMTGLKIKPIIVTDTEFQRLLNQYFNIKSFASKTLQGLRREERENELITVETPIVKFVNTVINDAISQNASDIHFDPYPEFTRVRYRIDGMLHDTMNIPAGVDDQVLSRIKIMAGMDIAEKRRPQDGRFSMKIKDKDYDFRVSSIGTRFGEKLEIRILNKARVLIELGRLGLNEKQQKIYEKIIKNPYGMVLVTGPTGSGKTTTLYATLNKLNTPEKSIFTIEDPIEYDLPGVIQMQVNPKAGLTFSTGLRSILRLDPDIIMVGEIRDIDTAKIAVEAALTGHLVFSTLHTNDAPSTLVRLLDIGIEPYLISSVMIGVVAQRLVRTICPSCKIDYKPTKEELEIVFGRVPEREIKFKRGKGCPECNYTGYRGRTGVFEVLPITKNLRDLIKGRESTDTLRYEAEKEGMVPLINAGFEKVLNGTTTLEEVLRVIRIEE; from the coding sequence ATGGAAGTCAAGAAAAAATTAGGAGACATTTTATTAGAAAGAGGAGTATTAACAAAAGAACAACTAGAAGACGCTTTAAAGGAGCAAGAGAAAACAGGTGTTCCTCTTGGTCAAATTTTAATTGATAGAGGAATTATATCACCTGGAGTTTTGGGAGAAATATTATCTATTCAATCAGGAATTGAATATAAACCAGTTTCAGAAATATATATTTCCCCCGATTCAATAAATTTAATTCCTGAAGCAACAATTAAAGAAAAAAAGGTATTTCCAATAAGAAAAGAAGAAGACACTCTTTATATTGCAATTCTTCCTCCAGTAAATCCAATTGTTCTTGATGATATAAAGGCAATGACAGGTTTAAAAATAAAACCAATTATTGTTACTGATACAGAGTTTCAAAGATTATTAAATCAATATTTTAATATAAAATCTTTTGCTTCAAAAACTCTTCAAGGTTTAAGAAGAGAAGAGAGAGAAAATGAATTAATAACAGTTGAAACTCCAATTGTAAAATTTGTAAATACAGTTATAAATGATGCTATAAGTCAAAATGCATCTGATATACATTTTGACCCATATCCAGAATTTACAAGAGTAAGATATAGAATTGATGGAATGCTTCATGACACAATGAACATTCCTGCAGGAGTTGATGATCAAGTTTTATCAAGAATAAAAATTATGGCTGGAATGGATATTGCAGAAAAAAGAAGACCTCAAGATGGAAGATTTTCAATGAAAATAAAAGACAAAGATTATGATTTTAGAGTTTCTTCAATAGGAACTCGCTTTGGAGAAAAATTAGAGATAAGAATTTTAAATAAAGCAAGAGTTTTAATTGAATTAGGTAGATTAGGTTTAAATGAAAAGCAACAAAAAATTTATGAAAAAATAATAAAAAATCCTTATGGAATGGTTTTAGTTACTGGACCAACTGGTTCAGGAAAAACAACAACTCTTTATGCAACACTAAACAAGTTAAACACTCCTGAAAAAAGTATTTTTACTATTGAAGACCCTATTGAGTATGATCTTCCAGGAGTAATTCAGATGCAAGTAAATCCTAAAGCAGGTCTTACATTTTCAACTGGTTTAAGAAGTATATTAAGACTTGACCCAGATATTATAATGGTTGGAGAGATAAGAGATATTGACACTGCAAAAATTGCAGTTGAAGCAGCACTTACAGGCCATCTTGTTTTTTCAACACTTCACACAAATGATGCGCCATCAACTCTTGTAAGACTTCTTGATATTGGAATAGAACCATATTTAATATCATCTGTTATGATTGGAGTTGTTGCTCAAAGATTAGTTAGAACAATTTGTCCATCATGTAAAATTGATTACAAACCAACAAAAGAAGAGTTAGAAATTGTTTTTGGAAGAGTGCCTGAAAGAGAAATTAAATTTAAAAGAGGAAAAGGTTGCCCTGAATGCAATTATACAGGTTATAGAGGAAGAACTGGAGTTTTTGAAGTTTTACCTATAACAAAAAATTTAAGAGACCTTATAAAAGGAAGAGAATCAACTGATACATTAAGATATGAAGCAGAAAAAGAGGGAATGGTTCCACTTATAAATGCTGGCTTTGAAAAAGTTTTAAATGGAACTACTACTCTTGAAGAGGTTTTAAGAGTAATAAGGATAGAAGAATGA
- a CDS encoding type II secretion system F family protein has product MRVKYLGRDREGNPVRGEIEANDLKEAKEILQTRGIYIIDLKELKTREFSIQKLKPQELIFLSRQLSLLLRSGVTIIQSLEIIQENIKNKNFRNVIQKLREHILGGESLSESLRNFKGVFPEIFIEVVRVGEFTGNLDEVLLRISDFLEKEEELRRKVKNALIYPEIVVGTIIVAIIFLLLTIVPIFVNLFTSSGVKLPLPTRILIGISNGIKNYWWIILPVIIIIVFLFNLYRRTKSGKKQIDTLLFKMPTIIGKIYRENIFLRISHTLETLIRSGIPLGDSFELLSRVSGNEVIRESLINTREKVMAGMSISRAMLEEKIFPMLFVRMISVGEAGGNLEEVLSQMERYFESELDNDIKRFIALLEPALTIILGILVAFIAFSIYLPLFDMVRLIKGGG; this is encoded by the coding sequence ATGAGAGTAAAGTATCTTGGAAGAGATAGGGAAGGGAACCCTGTAAGGGGAGAAATTGAAGCAAATGACCTTAAAGAAGCAAAAGAAATTCTTCAAACAAGAGGAATTTATATTATTGATTTAAAAGAGCTAAAGACAAGAGAGTTTTCTATACAAAAATTAAAACCACAAGAATTAATTTTTTTATCAAGACAACTATCACTTTTACTTCGTTCAGGTGTCACAATAATTCAATCGCTTGAAATAATTCAAGAGAATATAAAAAATAAAAATTTTAGAAATGTAATTCAAAAATTAAGAGAGCATATTTTAGGAGGCGAATCTCTTTCTGAAAGTTTAAGAAATTTTAAAGGTGTTTTTCCAGAAATTTTCATTGAGGTTGTAAGAGTTGGTGAGTTTACTGGTAATCTTGATGAAGTTCTTTTAAGAATTTCAGATTTTCTTGAAAAAGAAGAGGAGTTAAGAAGAAAGGTAAAAAATGCTTTAATTTATCCTGAAATTGTTGTTGGAACAATAATAGTTGCAATTATATTTCTTCTTTTAACAATAGTCCCAATTTTTGTAAATCTATTTACTAGTTCTGGTGTTAAGCTTCCATTACCAACAAGAATACTAATTGGAATTTCAAATGGAATAAAAAATTATTGGTGGATTATTTTACCAGTAATAATTATAATTGTTTTTCTTTTTAATTTATATAGAAGAACAAAAAGTGGCAAAAAACAAATTGATACTCTCCTTTTTAAAATGCCAACAATTATTGGTAAAATATATAGAGAAAATATTTTTTTAAGAATATCTCATACACTTGAAACTTTAATTAGAAGTGGAATTCCACTTGGAGATTCATTTGAATTACTTTCTCGTGTTAGCGGAAATGAGGTTATAAGAGAAAGTTTAATAAACACAAGAGAGAAAGTGATGGCTGGAATGAGTATTAGTAGAGCAATGCTTGAAGAGAAAATCTTTCCAATGCTTTTTGTAAGGATGATTTCTGTTGGTGAAGCTGGAGGTAATCTTGAAGAGGTCCTTTCACAAATGGAAAGATATTTTGAAAGTGAACTTGATAATGATATAAAAAGATTTATTGCACTTCTTGAACCAGCATTAACAATAATTTTAGGAATTTTAGTTGCATTTATAGCATTTTCAATTTATCTTCCTCTTTTTGATATGGTAAGACTAATTAAAGGTGGGGGTTAA
- the pilO gene encoding type 4a pilus biogenesis protein PilO, with protein sequence MIKEYVPKIKKTIKKLLYVLIIEIFIFVVFVGYEFIIWRKNINLLNSKSQELQNKSENFVMLNTMSKESENIKIYLEETQNKLFKKDETEKFISTLPLTMSNFGLKNIDMSISEEKRILENKNYFNIDLYITFDGNLEGFYKFLDYIENLNKFISINNLSYTESKEFINFNLSISIPYF encoded by the coding sequence ATGATAAAAGAGTATGTTCCAAAAATAAAGAAAACAATAAAAAAACTTTTATATGTCTTAATTATTGAAATTTTTATTTTTGTAGTTTTTGTTGGATATGAGTTTATTATTTGGAGAAAAAATATAAATTTACTAAATTCTAAATCTCAAGAACTTCAAAATAAAAGTGAAAATTTTGTTATGCTAAACACTATGAGTAAGGAAAGTGAAAATATAAAGATTTATTTAGAAGAAACTCAAAATAAACTTTTTAAAAAAGATGAGACTGAAAAATTTATCTCAACTCTTCCTTTAACAATGTCAAACTTTGGACTTAAAAATATTGATATGTCAATAAGTGAAGAAAAAAGAATATTAGAGAATAAGAACTATTTTAATATAGATTTATATATAACTTTTGATGGAAATTTAGAAGGTTTTTATAAATTTTTAGATTATATAGAAAATTTAAATAAATTTATATCTATTAATAATCTATCCTATACTGAATCAAAAGAATTTATAAATTTTAATTTATCAATCTCAATACCTTATTTTTAA